The Nomia melanderi isolate GNS246 chromosome 4, iyNomMela1, whole genome shotgun sequence genome segment atattataaactatagGTACTGTCTAAGTAGATTAATAAACTGCTACTATATGACATTCTGTATTTCATAGATTCTTTACATCTGACATAATAATGCTATATATACTccaataatttctaaattaaattagtCAGGTATGCACTCCAAACCctgtaaaataacaaaaattatgttGAGTCAATTCtttcaaaacagaaaaaaagaaaagaattcgagtcttgaaaaacattattttagatgaatttgaaaagatatattgtcattaaacaattaaaaattattaaattacttacagCATATGTTCCAGTAGTGTACAAAAAATGCTTATCTCTCTCAAGCATTCTTTTCTCATACCTAGTTGGGATCTGTCTTTTCACACcctgaaatagaaaataaaaagtaattataagGTAAAGTATAAAAAGACAACAAATCAAGTAGATGTGTGATATGTGAAACATCTTGAAAAGGATTACGCAAACACCTGAATATAGGTTAAGTTTCATCAAATACTTACGTTTCCTGTTACTTTCTTCGTTATGAAATAAGTTAGATGTGGAGGCATGCtgacagaaatatataatatagtcaCACATGGGATTAAATGTAACCACcacatttttaatcaatttcttttaaattcataAAGCACAAAACTAAATCACTTCGGAATATCTGCACAACTGGGTGTactatgtgtatatacatacaagTAAGTACGCGCTTGCGTTTATGAATTCCTTCATAGCACGCgatgtttttaatttctattacatttctcgttaatttttataaacagtttTGAAATTTAACAAGAGTactatgaatatattaaatgaaagcaataataaaaaaaatattatgtagttttttgAATTTAcgtatataaaatgttatttaatttttaatacatttcttcATCAATTCCGAGTtaaatagtatatattttttttcaatcgttgtatattttaaatataaattctttcatttcaataattctgTACTTAACCAATTAGCGCCAAATGGTGAATGTTTATGTTTCTCTATTGggatatttatttgaaatgttcgatGTGGACAAAATCAAGACAACAGGTACAAATTTCGAAAAAGTATGCTTAAACTTAtgcattattttatagttttctgaaaactggtatttatatttgtcaacTCAGACATATTAGATTGATACGATATAAATTTTGGATAGCTTTCCCCGTAATAACATGATACGTTATCATAAAGTTCACAACAATAATTGATATAaggtacatacatatattttgattaaataaaaacgTCTCTTTCGCACGTAATTGATTGCGACATTGTCTTTTGACACGATTTAGTTtacgtttaattttaatttcttttttcggGAAAATGGTAAGTGTATCGtgacaaatatttctatttagtaAAAAAAGCAGATTTCATTGATTACGAATTTCTGGAATTAACATTTTATCGGAGCCACGTCATAATATTGAACATAAGATCCGTttagattataattttacagaaaagtaatatatatttaaaaaaaaatgtgtatCTTTTTCAGGAGAGGCTCTATAGAAGTTTTAGGCCACCAAAAATGCTACTAAAATTGTATTCTCTTTTTATTCTAATGCTGGATCTTGTAACACTTTCAGTTGgtattttttttgaaattttaattgcaatataTAGGACATTTAAACCTTTACCCTTAAAAAATCTGCATGGAGAAGTTGCAATGGTAATAAGATTGCTTAAAGTAGTTCATAAACTACATGTGCAGCTTATAAGATACTTACGTGTCCTAGGTTGTGGGTACTGGACGTGGAATTGGCAGAGAATTAGCAATTCATTTATGTCAGTTGGGTGTAAATGTTGCTTGTGtggatattaatattgaaaattgtaatgtCACTGTAGAAAAGGCTTCTCAAGGATTGGGAGTAGCAACAGCATATATTTGTAATGTTACTAACAAGAAGGAAGTaagtttattattgttatatatttgtaatatagaatagaatagtatactaatgaaattattaatcaattataataGGTGGCTAATACTGTGAGTGCCATTCGATCACAATTAGGTGATATTACAATGCTTTTTCATTGCTGTAGTATACCAAGCCCCAGATCCTTACTTCAAGATCGACCAGAAATAAGACGTACAATTGACTTAACAGTTATTAGTCATTTTTGGGtaactatattttacatagtgtATACTTAAGATGTTGTGGATGTAAACCATGAGATGCGCTTTTAGTTATTGGAAGCAGTTTTACCTAGTATGGAACATGCTGGTAAAGGACACATAGTGGTTTTGTCTTCTGTAGCTGGTTTATCAGGCGCTACAAATGGAGGAAGCAGAGTTCCATTGTCTACAGCACAGTTTGCTATTCAAGGATTAGCTGAATCACTGCATACAGAATTAAGGCATtctaatagtaatattataattacctTAGTTCACGTTTATCCATTTATCGTAGGTGCAGAAGCAGCAAGAGATATTCGTTTTAGGTAAGAGTTTCACTTTGATCAAAATGATGTTCCtgtaaaaatttacttttttttatactcCATATAGAATACCTAGTTTTTTTGGTACAATGCCTGCTATGGAAGCAGCTAAGCAAATTTTAGATGGAGTTCGTCGAAATTATGCAGAATTCAGTGTACCTGGATATTTACTATATATAGGACACATCCTTAGGTAActctgtaattaatataaataaatattatatgtgtAACTAACGAATTATATTTTCAGAATACTTCCTAAAAAGGCATCGTTTATGTTGCGCGATTTATTAGACACAGGAGTTGATTTCggatgatatttaatttttttaaataattataataatttatcactTGTAGTTACAATATGCTCATTATAGGAGAATGTACaggagaaatttgaaatttgtattacgaaagaaattttatttgttgtttCTAAATCATTCGATCTTTAAAGTGTCTTCCAATAAAGTAACTGTTTGCAACTTCTGTTTCATAATTCGTTGTCGTATATGttactgttatatagttcttaCTCTGTTACTTAATATTTACATGTAGTAGTGTAagtagtgttaataattaaatcgatATAATGTTTCATTGATTAATGTAGGAACAAATACATACACGCACAACGTACAAAATATGATAAACGCAACTATGGCACTTAATATTTTGGTACAAATCGAAAACTATGAGATAGCCTTTATACTTACTGTTTAGTTAAGAGCAGACATCTGGAAGAACAAATGTTAGTGATTCAATTGTAAGTTAAAAAATGCTTTAAGTAACTTATATGCACGCAACGTAAATCACATGTATTATATGCAACGGATAAAAAacgttaatatatttcatattgaaaGAGTAATTCATATACACGAAATTGTGATGGTTTAACAtggcaaaatatttattttatgtatgcTTAATGTAGTGTACTTTAAATCCCATATCCAGTACTGTGTACAAAATATGTACAAACTTGCAGTAATGtaacatttgaatttcttttaacaatgttttatatatttcatgaaagtattaataaatatatttttacaaatataaatttttgattattaataataatcctgTTTGATCCctgttgaaatgaaaaaaggTATAAGCCAGAAATTGTCTTTATGTGATTGAattaactttgatatttaatggaGGGTGTACTATACCGTGAAATTAACatacgtatgtatgtacattCAATTGTGATCGAATATCTATttacaaaaccaataaaaccaACTGGATTCTTAACAAGAAATTTTAAACCCGTGTTATGTACATTTTATGTGTAAGTCAAAGAATACGTGGATCTAACGTTTCAGATTAGGACgaagtataaacaaaaatatttatgatttacAGTGTGAATTCGTTAAAGTTGGGACAATCTGTAGATGATGATTCAGATCCCAACACTGGAATGAGTTTATGCTAATCTAAACCAGGAGGTGCTGGTTCTGAAACATCAGTTTCCATTGTATCTGGTTTTTGTTCAATTGGATAATCACCGGGTGGTGCCTGCAAGAAATTGGAGGAAAAGCTGTTTGGATCagttcatatatttattttgtttttacgaTAATATAAAgatcaattttttatatacaaGATTTACTCACAATATCAAATTCATCATGCATGTCGCAAGGTGATTTACCCTGAATAACATCCATTATCGACTGTGGAATGTGCGCTTTCTGTAAAACAgttattatgttttttttaataaaaaataggccttttatagttaataaaatattagaagcatattaaacaaaattaccTGATTTTCAGCGAAGGCCTCGACGTGCGCTAATAACGGGGCGCGTAAATTACTCGCCATCTTTAATGCTTCAGCCAACTGAGTTGGAGGAAGTTGTAAAATTACTGCAAAACTTTGTGGTTGCGTTCGTTCACAACACTTAACAAAACCTTCCCAGACTTTTGGCTGCTTCCAAACTTGTTTAAGGATCAATCGTTGAAGTATATTCATAACAAATCCACTTAACCTCGGATATAAAGCTAAACTTTGTATTACTGTACGCATTAATAACGTAGGTAACGGTGTCATTTCCATCAAGTGTTGCATTACAACGGCCACAGTTTCCTGCGTATACACTTGCTTCTCTGCGAAGCATAGAGACGTAGCTAAAAagcaatattataaaacaaatgttaacattaaaaatattaaaaatgaagttGTGGACATTAACAGTACTACAccttttataattgtttttaattccgCTTTGCTTGAATCTATATTATGTAAGGCTATTAACAATTCAGCAGGTGTGATGGGAGATGTATGAGGTACGCCACTTTCATTATTATGAGTTCCCAGTAACCTATTAAACACCTGCAAAAGAATCATTTAACCGTTTAACGTTCGATCGTACCTTGAATTTGCACACATATCATTGAAAGATCAATTACCTCTTTAACAACAATGGgatttagttttataagttttggAAGGGCCGCTATTACTTCCTTTTTCGTTAGACCATTCAATACGGGTATTAAAAACCGAACATCGGAAACCCTGGTTTGATAAAGCTCTCGAACTCTTGCAACCAACTCAACACTTGGTGCAGctaaatatgaaacaatacattaaaatatccaAAAGTAGCTAACATAATGTGTAAATTAGAGAACTGCATACATTTTTCTGTAAGAATATGAATGATTCTTGTAACCAGTGTCTCTGCTCCCTTTGGACAATTTTCAACTAAAGCTAATAATTGAGGACTGCCCATTCCTAGGGACCTCACTGGTCCTTCCACTAATCGAAGAACCATACGTTTTACATCTGCACTCATCGATGTATAAACTCTTGCcaatctaagaaaatattattaaaagaaagttaaacatattttcaatatgTGCTTTCCAAAAACAACTCACTCATGGATCAAATCTTGATGTTCGCTCAATAGCGCGAGATATAATCCAAGGCACGCTCTCGTAGTCGATTCTGTCCACTGGGTTTCTACTTGCGGTCTACCCCGATCCTGTCCAAATACGATTTCGGGTGGAGTATGAAGTCGTAAGAAACCCAAATAAAGAACCGCGTACTCTTCTATAAGTTTACTTAACTCAGAACGACTATATAGTTCACAAACTAATTGTATTGCAGCTTCCCTTATCTAAACAAGGACAAAAACTTGAAAACTGAAAATGGTTTCAGTGCATCGCAAGCAGAAGTCGATAATATTACTTACAGTGTTATTCTCATGACCAGTGTGACATAATAACACATTTAAAAAAACTAATTGCTTCGTAGGTCTACGAATAACCATTTCTTTCAATAACTGCAGAGGTGCCAACCCTCTGGTCTCATCAGACGATACCATTTTCAAGGCCTCCACGGCATCTTCGGTAATTAAGGGAGCTTCCAAATATAACCTTTTTATAATCATATGTACAATCAGTATGTTGCAAATAACATTATTCATTGGTAAGTATAGTATTTAATGCATACCTGTTCAGGAGTGTGTCTCGATCTTTCCCTTGTACTAAATCTATTGCCGACACTAAAGTACACAACAGAAAGTTATAAGCCTGATGTGGTGCTTCTTGAGGCTTTGTACATAGAGTAGTCCTTCTTTGAAATCCTTGGAGTAACGCGTATTCTTCATATAACCATCCTAAAGCTAAGTCCAAACGATTTCTCATATCGTCGGTAATGTATCGTAATACTGCCTCCTTAATGTACGGATTAAATGTTGCAGCTAAGGTTGTTAAGATTTTAGACCTAAGATGCAATAATAAgtagttaattataattagtttttaggtataaagaaagttatttaataACATTGATATACCTTATGGCTGCCACGCCACCAAATACGGCTGTCTTCTCGGATGAGAGGATTCTATTAACTGCCATCAGTAACATTTTTTCTTTCACTTCTTTTGGTAACGGCTTTGTAACTTCAGACAATTTCAAAGCTTTCAAACGATTTCTTGCTTTTGCAAGCGATTTTTCATGAGCTTCTAAAGAAGCCtttgcttctttttctttctccctaTCTTTTTCACGTTTTCTTTCTCGCTTCGCTTCTGCTACACTAATAGTGGGATTCTTTACTAAATCCTCCATAACTGCATCTTCATCTTtagcttctttctttttcttcgctttAGCTTGTTTTATTTGCGTGGCTAATAATTTAGCAATCGTTTGTCGCTGAATACTAATGTCGGTCGTCGAAGTTGGCTGATATTCTCTTTGGAAAATTGTTGTCATTGTGTCAGGTACCCACGCCTGTAGGTGTAACATGCTTAATAAAAGGgccttaaaataaaaatgaccgttgaaaaagaaatatatatgtatatatattataccatGCTGTCCATTACTAAATCTGTAGCAATCTCCACACTTAATCTTTCAGAAATAAAACTTTCTGAAAGTTCCAATAGTTCTGGTAATTTTGGAGGAGGAACAGGAGTAGGCACAACTTCTGGTTCATCTGGTATTAAAGGAGTTTCAACTTTAACACGTTTTGCAGCAGAAGTAGCAGCTGCCtcctaaaaattatataaattactaatgaaCAAATTGTCAATAATGCTAGCAACTTGCGTTAATAACGAAGTTACTTGTTGCCGCTTCTTCATACGCCGGATGTCCTCTGGTTTTGGAtaagatttaattatttcttgttcTTTTGCTCCCAATTGCGTTAATTGTTTAGCTATGGTAGACGCGAATTCTATACTAGCAGGGTGTTTCATAAGTCCtaataaagttaattttaacTGTTTTTGTACACTAGTTACTTGAGAATCAGACAATGTCGGTGGTAAGTCATGTTGTAGCCTTTGCAAAGCTGTAAATTAAAACCTAGTTAGTACAAAATCTGTGTAAACAAACTATTATCATGTATGCCACATACCTTGTATTACTCCTGGCATAAACTGGGGTCTTGATTTAGCAATAAATGCTAAAGACCCCATGCATGTCATTAAATTGACACTGCTAACATGAGGGGACccatgaaatttaattaataaatccatTACGTCATTAGCTTCTTCTTCTAGTTTTCGTCTACGAGCTATTTTTAATGTTAGTGGAATATCTTCCAAAGAAAAATCATCTGATTTTTTCGGTGAGTCTGGATCAGGGTATgtttgtattaaaactacaccCTCAAGAAACTTCACAGCTTGTGTTCTAATGCTGAAACAAAACAACTTGGTAACTGAAGGttgattaattgtattaaaaaaataattcaataatcatTTTACCCATCATTATCACTATCTATCATATTTATAATCTGTATCTTAAGAGCACTGAGTTGACCCCATGCCACTTCCATTTCTGGAGTAATTGTAGTGGCAACAGATATCCATTTTAATGCAGCCCTCAATATTCTGCCACTAGCTCTTAAAGCTCTTTTAGCTACAGCTGATGATTCGTCAGAGACTAGTCTTAGAAGTATTTGAACTACACGTGGAATTATTTCTGGCTGTTTTactctgaaaataaaatatgtaataaatctTAAATGAGTTAATGATTTCAACAAATTATACAATGTAACTTTTGATGAAAATTACCCAGCATCCTCTATGAAACCTGTCACTGTTTTCTTAACTTCTGCATTTCTATCTAATGAAAATTGCAAAACTTCGTCCAAGTATAATGGAAGTAACTGTGGttctttgtttattaaaatttcttgaaCTTTACATAAATTTGTAACTTTCACATCCTCTGCTGGATTTAGAGACGCTTCATTTAACCATTCAACTAtctgtgatatttaatgtaaaacaaAACACCCAGTTATTTTCAATCTTTATGTGTGAAAATGTTATGAGcctttataattattgtaaacaatttactaaatagaaaattcaaaaatataaatatattttctacaagTGGAGAATCATGAAAATTTTGATACGAATTATTATGAATTTGTAACATATATGAAGTCCATGTACAATGAACGATTTgtttatattcataaaaaaaatacacGCAGTTGTTGGAGGTTATGACACTGACCAAATCACCCGGTCCCTTTTCCGACTCTGATCTCCTATGTATTCGAGGATccatgttatatttttaaataaacaaattaaaatggaACGTATACTAAAATTATCGGAAAAGAAGTTGTCGGACAATTTGTGCGCCGCAGCCCCGGTACGCTATACGGTTTACACGTATATATCGCATATGTTTAAGCTTATTTAAgagacaaataatatttgttataatcaATCTAAAAGTATATGTTTTTTGTACGATAATTTTCTTGATATCGTGTTCGAAATTCTAAGTCaacaaactataaaaattgtctCGACATTCGATGAAATTGCTTAGTTGCCATCTTGGCATTTTTTACTGTTCATAAAATGCTACAATCGCTTCAGATTAAAGAGGCGGGAAATTTAATTCGACATCAATAGATTTCATTTTGAGATACtgacattaattataaaacaggATACAACATCTTTAACGATACAATTTACGTGATATAAACTGTGTGACGAGCAGATAATTTATACTAAAGTCAAATTTTTATTCCGTCCTTTGTATCTTACGTCTTAAGTCTACATTTAAACtaaaaatagtattattaaGAAAGGAATGACTTCAGCTGTACTGATTTAATtgctatattattttttataagcatcgttattgatatttttggCGTAAAAGCTGCAGTAAGTTTAAAAGTTA includes the following:
- the LOC116435155 gene encoding 17-beta-hydroxysteroid dehydrogenase 13 isoform X3, with product MCIYIQERLYRSFRPPKMLLKLYSLFILMLDLVTLSVGIFFEILIAIYRTFKPLPLKNLHGEVAMVVGTGRGIGRELAIHLCQLGVNVACVDINIENCNVTVEKASQGLGVATAYICNVTNKKEVANTVSAIRSQLGDITMLFHCCSIPSPRSLLQDRPEIRRTIDLTVISHFWLLEAVLPSMEHAGKGHIVVLSSVAGLSGATNGGSRVPLSTAQFAIQGLAESLHTELRHSNSNIIITLVHVYPFIVGAEAARDIRFRIPSFFGTMPAMEAAKQILDGVRRNYAEFSVPGYLLYIGHILRILPKKASFMLRDLLDTGVDFG
- the LOC116435155 gene encoding 17-beta-hydroxysteroid dehydrogenase 13 isoform X1, which gives rise to MVNVYVSLLGYLFEMFDVDKIKTTGTNFEKERLYRSFRPPKMLLKLYSLFILMLDLVTLSVGIFFEILIAIYRTFKPLPLKNLHGEVAMVVGTGRGIGRELAIHLCQLGVNVACVDINIENCNVTVEKASQGLGVATAYICNVTNKKEVANTVSAIRSQLGDITMLFHCCSIPSPRSLLQDRPEIRRTIDLTVISHFWLLEAVLPSMEHAGKGHIVVLSSVAGLSGATNGGSRVPLSTAQFAIQGLAESLHTELRHSNSNIIITLVHVYPFIVGAEAARDIRFRIPSFFGTMPAMEAAKQILDGVRRNYAEFSVPGYLLYIGHILRILPKKASFMLRDLLDTGVDFG
- the LOC116435155 gene encoding 17-beta-hydroxysteroid dehydrogenase 13 isoform X4; amino-acid sequence: MERLYRSFRPPKMLLKLYSLFILMLDLVTLSVGIFFEILIAIYRTFKPLPLKNLHGEVAMVVGTGRGIGRELAIHLCQLGVNVACVDINIENCNVTVEKASQGLGVATAYICNVTNKKEVANTVSAIRSQLGDITMLFHCCSIPSPRSLLQDRPEIRRTIDLTVISHFWLLEAVLPSMEHAGKGHIVVLSSVAGLSGATNGGSRVPLSTAQFAIQGLAESLHTELRHSNSNIIITLVHVYPFIVGAEAARDIRFRIPSFFGTMPAMEAAKQILDGVRRNYAEFSVPGYLLYIGHILRILPKKASFMLRDLLDTGVDFG
- the LOC116435155 gene encoding 17-beta-hydroxysteroid dehydrogenase 13 isoform X2, whose product is MFMFLYWDIYLKCSMWTKSRQQERLYRSFRPPKMLLKLYSLFILMLDLVTLSVGIFFEILIAIYRTFKPLPLKNLHGEVAMVVGTGRGIGRELAIHLCQLGVNVACVDINIENCNVTVEKASQGLGVATAYICNVTNKKEVANTVSAIRSQLGDITMLFHCCSIPSPRSLLQDRPEIRRTIDLTVISHFWLLEAVLPSMEHAGKGHIVVLSSVAGLSGATNGGSRVPLSTAQFAIQGLAESLHTELRHSNSNIIITLVHVYPFIVGAEAARDIRFRIPSFFGTMPAMEAAKQILDGVRRNYAEFSVPGYLLYIGHILRILPKKASFMLRDLLDTGVDFG
- the Sym gene encoding symplekin scaffold protein isoform X1: MDPRIHRRSESEKGPGDLIVEWLNEASLNPAEDVKVTNLCKVQEILINKEPQLLPLYLDEVLQFSLDRNAEVKKTVTGFIEDAGVKQPEIIPRVVQILLRLVSDESSAVAKRALRASGRILRAALKWISVATTITPEMEVAWGQLSALKIQIINMIDSDNDGIRTQAVKFLEGVVLIQTYPDPDSPKKSDDFSLEDIPLTLKIARRRKLEEEANDVMDLLIKFHGSPHVSSVNLMTCMGSLAFIAKSRPQFMPGVIQALQRLQHDLPPTLSDSQVTSVQKQLKLTLLGLMKHPASIEFASTIAKQLTQLGAKEQEIIKSYPKPEDIRRMKKRQQEAAATSAAKRVKVETPLIPDEPEVVPTPVPPPKLPELLELSESFISERLSVEIATDLVMDSMAWVPDTMTTIFQREYQPTSTTDISIQRQTIAKLLATQIKQAKAKKKKEAKDEDAVMEDLVKNPTISVAEAKRERKREKDREKEKEAKASLEAHEKSLAKARNRLKALKLSEVTKPLPKEVKEKMLLMAVNRILSSEKTAVFGGVAAIRSKILTTLAATFNPYIKEAVLRYITDDMRNRLDLALGWLYEEYALLQGFQRRTTLCTKPQEAPHQAYNFLLCTLVSAIDLVQGKDRDTLLNRLYLEAPLITEDAVEALKMVSSDETRGLAPLQLLKEMVIRRPTKQLVFLNVLLCHTGHENNTIREAAIQLVCELYSRSELSKLIEEYAVLYLGFLRLHTPPEIVFGQDRGRPQVETQWTESTTRACLGLYLALLSEHQDLIHELARVYTSMSADVKRMVLRLVEGPVRSLGMGSPQLLALVENCPKGAETLVTRIIHILTEKSAPSVELVARVRELYQTRVSDVRFLIPVLNGLTKKEVIAALPKLIKLNPIVVKEVFNRLLGTHNNESGVPHTSPITPAELLIALHNIDSSKAELKTIIKATSLCFAEKQVYTQETVAVVMQHLMEMTPLPTLLMRTVIQSLALYPRLSGFVMNILQRLILKQVWKQPKVWEGFVKCCERTQPQSFAVILQLPPTQLAEALKMASNLRAPLLAHVEAFAENQKAHIPQSIMDVIQGKSPCDMHDEFDIAPPGDYPIEQKPDTMETDVSEPAPPGLD
- the Sym gene encoding symplekin scaffold protein isoform X2, which gives rise to MASTTPQHCANIVEWLNEASLNPAEDVKVTNLCKVQEILINKEPQLLPLYLDEVLQFSLDRNAEVKKTVTGFIEDAGVKQPEIIPRVVQILLRLVSDESSAVAKRALRASGRILRAALKWISVATTITPEMEVAWGQLSALKIQIINMIDSDNDGIRTQAVKFLEGVVLIQTYPDPDSPKKSDDFSLEDIPLTLKIARRRKLEEEANDVMDLLIKFHGSPHVSSVNLMTCMGSLAFIAKSRPQFMPGVIQALQRLQHDLPPTLSDSQVTSVQKQLKLTLLGLMKHPASIEFASTIAKQLTQLGAKEQEIIKSYPKPEDIRRMKKRQQEAAATSAAKRVKVETPLIPDEPEVVPTPVPPPKLPELLELSESFISERLSVEIATDLVMDSMAWVPDTMTTIFQREYQPTSTTDISIQRQTIAKLLATQIKQAKAKKKKEAKDEDAVMEDLVKNPTISVAEAKRERKREKDREKEKEAKASLEAHEKSLAKARNRLKALKLSEVTKPLPKEVKEKMLLMAVNRILSSEKTAVFGGVAAIRSKILTTLAATFNPYIKEAVLRYITDDMRNRLDLALGWLYEEYALLQGFQRRTTLCTKPQEAPHQAYNFLLCTLVSAIDLVQGKDRDTLLNRLYLEAPLITEDAVEALKMVSSDETRGLAPLQLLKEMVIRRPTKQLVFLNVLLCHTGHENNTIREAAIQLVCELYSRSELSKLIEEYAVLYLGFLRLHTPPEIVFGQDRGRPQVETQWTESTTRACLGLYLALLSEHQDLIHELARVYTSMSADVKRMVLRLVEGPVRSLGMGSPQLLALVENCPKGAETLVTRIIHILTEKSAPSVELVARVRELYQTRVSDVRFLIPVLNGLTKKEVIAALPKLIKLNPIVVKEVFNRLLGTHNNESGVPHTSPITPAELLIALHNIDSSKAELKTIIKATSLCFAEKQVYTQETVAVVMQHLMEMTPLPTLLMRTVIQSLALYPRLSGFVMNILQRLILKQVWKQPKVWEGFVKCCERTQPQSFAVILQLPPTQLAEALKMASNLRAPLLAHVEAFAENQKAHIPQSIMDVIQGKSPCDMHDEFDIAPPGDYPIEQKPDTMETDVSEPAPPGLD
- the LOC116435155 gene encoding 17-beta-hydroxysteroid dehydrogenase 13 isoform X5; translation: MLLKLYSLFILMLDLVTLSVGIFFEILIAIYRTFKPLPLKNLHGEVAMVVGTGRGIGRELAIHLCQLGVNVACVDINIENCNVTVEKASQGLGVATAYICNVTNKKEVANTVSAIRSQLGDITMLFHCCSIPSPRSLLQDRPEIRRTIDLTVISHFWLLEAVLPSMEHAGKGHIVVLSSVAGLSGATNGGSRVPLSTAQFAIQGLAESLHTELRHSNSNIIITLVHVYPFIVGAEAARDIRFRIPSFFGTMPAMEAAKQILDGVRRNYAEFSVPGYLLYIGHILRILPKKASFMLRDLLDTGVDFG